The following proteins come from a genomic window of Helicobacteraceae bacterium:
- a CDS encoding P-II family nitrogen regulator, with protein MKKIDAIIKPFKLEEVKEALRQAGITGMTVSEVKGYGRQQGHTELYRGAEYVVDFLPKLKLEIVVSDDLVDKIVETIIAAAKTGKIGDGKIFVYNIEKVIRVRTGETGDEAV; from the coding sequence ATGAAAAAGATTGACGCAATCATCAAACCGTTCAAGCTCGAAGAGGTTAAAGAGGCGCTTCGCCAAGCGGGTATCACGGGTATGACCGTAAGCGAAGTAAAAGGTTACGGCAGACAACAAGGTCATACCGAGCTGTATCGCGGCGCGGAGTATGTGGTGGATTTTCTGCCTAAGTTAAAACTTGAGATTGTCGTAAGCGACGATCTGGTCGATAAGATCGTAGAGACCATTATCGCGGCGGCAAAAACCGGCAAGATCGGCGACGGCAAAATCTTTGTCTATAACATAGAGAAGGTTATCCGCGTCAGAACCGGCGAAACGGGCGACGAAGCGGTCTAG